The following proteins are encoded in a genomic region of Sesamum indicum cultivar Zhongzhi No. 13 linkage group LG8, S_indicum_v1.0, whole genome shotgun sequence:
- the LOC105169048 gene encoding zinc-finger homeodomain protein 4 has product MELPSHQEGDEMPIPLNSMIHHHGHGHMIHHHDPASHIIPSSGGGPPHQIPSNGPPISHDHEHDHDHDHEHLPFKKMVRYRECLKNHAASMGGNATDGCGEFMPSGEEGTLEALTCSACNCHRNFHRKEVEGEPSSCDGCYPNPRMGRKLFMGGHHNALAYHHHHHHGAPLISSRPVPPHQMIMSYNMAGSLPSESDEHEDGGGGGGGVVVRPTPVVKKRFRTKFTQEQKEKMLSFAEKVGWKIQKQEESVVQQFCQEVGVKRRVLKVWMHNNKHNLAKKNLNHSNPQNQV; this is encoded by the coding sequence ATGGAACTTCCAAGTCATCAAGAAGGTGATGAGATGCCAATCCCACTGAACAGCATGATCCATCATCATGGGCATGGTCACATGATCCATCATCATGATCCTGCATCCCACATCATCCCTTCTTCAGGAGGAGGTCCTCCTCATCAAATCCCTTCAAATGGGCCCCCCATATCTCATGATCATGAACACGACCATGACCATGACCACGAACATCTCCCATTCAAGAAGATGGTGAGGTACAGGGAATGCCTCAAGAACCATGCAGCATCCATGGGCGGGAATGCCACTGATGGATGTGGTGAGTTCATGCCCAGTGGTGAAGAAGGCACATTGGAAGCCCTCACATGCTCAGCCTGCAACTGCCATAGAAACTTCCACAGGAAAGAAGTTGAAGGTGAGCCCTCTTCCTGTGATGGCTGCTACCCAAATCCAAGAATGGGGAGGAAGCTCTTCATGGGCGGCCATCACAATGCATTAGCataccatcatcatcatcatcatggtGCACCATTGATTTCTTCAAGACCAGTCCCACCCCATCAGATGATCATGTCTTACAACATGGCCGGCTCTCTTCCCTCCGAGTCAGACGAGCACGAGGACGGCggcggcggtggtggtggggtGGTGGTGAGGCCAACTCCGGTGGTGAAGAAGAGGTTCAGAACAAAATTCACTCAGGAGCAAAAGGAGAAAATGCTGAGCTTTGCTGAGAAAGTTGGGTGGAAAATACAAAAGCAAGAGGAATCTGTAGTGCAACAGTTCTGCCAAGAAGTTGGTGTCAAGAGAAGAGTCCTCAAAGTTTGGATGCACAACAACAAGCACAATCTTGCCAAGAAGAACCTTAATCACTCCAACCCTCAAAACCAAGTTTAA